From the Quercus lobata isolate SW786 chromosome 6, ValleyOak3.0 Primary Assembly, whole genome shotgun sequence genome, one window contains:
- the LOC115950192 gene encoding DNA-(apurinic or apyrimidinic site) lyase 2 isoform X2, translated as MKIVTYNVNGLRSRISQFGSLHKLLSSFDADIVCLQETKLRRQELTADLAMADGYESYFSCTRTVDKGRTGYAGVATFCRVKSAFSSHEVALPIAAEEGFTGLLENSLNGKGEAHEGLEDFAKDDLLKVDNEGRCVVTDHGHFVLFNLYGPRAECDDAQRIQFKLTFYKILQKRWESLLLQGRRIIVVGDLNIAPTALDRCDAGPDFEKNEFRRWFRSILVECGGPFNDVFRTKHPDRKEAFTCWPQNTGAEEFNYGSRIDHILCAGSCLHQEHDLQGHSFMNCHVMECDILTQYRRWKPGNTLRWKGGRSIKLEGSDHAPVLTRLLGIPDIAHHSTPTLSARYIPMIRGLQQTLVSVLMKRQVAEQSKSFEMSGSISDENIRIEMGNERAKRSFENCSTSGVSHVESCPSNLESEGSEHSQSAPSNGTKKKARKSQWSQLSLRSFFQKSSNLRDSADNSNNDISISQKDIPQSDYHSSDTPVVDVQSSSSQQDELNSSASTQDQCELNSCSLEKEKTNVALLEWRRIQQVMQNSIPLCKGHSEPCVARVVKKQGPNFGRRFYVCARAEGPASNSEANCGYFKWADSKSRLK; from the exons atgaagatagtAACGTACAACGTTAATGGTCTGAGATCACGCATTTCACAGTTCGGTTCTCTCCACAAATTGCTCTCTTCCTTCGATGCCGACATCGTTTGCCTTCAGGAGACAAAGTTGAGAAGACAGGAACTAACGGCGGATTTAGCAATGGCAGATGGATACGAATCCTATTTTTCGTGCACTCGTACGGTCGATAAAGGTCGAACGGGCTATGCCG GTGTTGCTACGTTTTGTCGTGTAAAGTCTGCGTTTTCAAGTCACGAAGTGGCCCTTCCGATTGCGGCGGAGGAAGGCTTCACTGGGCTTCTTGAAAATTCTCTAAATGGAAAAGGTGAAGCACATGAAGGTCTAGAGGACTTTGCTAAAGATGATCTTCTTAAGGTTGACAATGAGGGGCGTTGTGTTGTTACAGATCATGGTCATTTTG TTCTTTTTAATCTGTATGGCCCTCGAGCTGAATGTGATGATGCACAAAGGATCCAGTTTAAGCTCACGTTTTACAAGATATTGCAG AAAAGATGGGAGTCTCTCCTACTTCAGGGGAGGAGGATAATTGTTGTTGGTGATCTCAACATTGCACCCACTGCACTGGATCGTTGCGATGCTGGACCAGATTTCGAGAAGAATGA ATTCAGAAGGTGGTTTAGATCTATACTAGTGGAATGCGGAGGCCCTTTCAATGATGTTTTCAGAACAAAACATCCTGACAG AAAAGAAGCATTCACATGCTGGCCACAAAACACAGGCGCTGAAGAATTTAATTATGGGAGCAGAATTGACCATATTTTGTGTGCTGGATCATGCTTGCATCAAGAACATGACCTGCAAGGCCATAGCTTTATGAATTGCCATGTTATGGAGTGTGACATACTGACACAGTATAGACGGTGGAAACCTGGAAATACGCTTAG GTGGAAAGGTGGGAGAAGCATCAAACTTGAAGGTTCTGATCATGCTCCCGTTTTAACAAGATTACTGGGAATTCCTGACATTGCCCATCATAGCACTCCGACTTTGTCTGCTAGATATATTCCCATGATTCGTGGTCTCCAGCAAACTCTTG TGTCAGTCTTAATGAAAAGACAAGTTGCTGAACAAAGTAAATCCTTCGAGATGTCAGGTTCAATTTCAGATGAAAATATCAGAATTGAGATGGGCAATGAGAGAGCGAAAAGATCATTTGAAAACTGCAGCACTTCTGGTGTATCCCATGTTGAATCTTGTCCTTCAAATCTAGAATCTGAAG GAAGTGAGCATAGTCAATCAGCGCCCAGCAatggaaccaaaaaaaaggCTAGAAAAAGTCAATGGTCCCAACTCTCACTGAGGTCATTTTTTCAGAAAAGTTCAAACCTTAGAGATAGTGCTGACAACTCTAATAATGATATTTCAATCAGTCAGAAAGATATCCCCCAGTCTGATTATCACTCCAGTGATACTCCTGTTGTTGATGTTCAAAGCAGCAGTTCCCAGCAGGATGAGTTGAACTCAAGTGCATCAACTCAGGATCAATGTGAACTAAATTCCTGCTCTCTggagaaagagaaaactaaTGTTGCTTTATTGGAGTGGCGAAGGATACAGCAAGTGATGCAGAATAGTATACCTCTTTGCAAGGGCCATAGTGAACCATGTGTTGCTCGGGTAGTGAAGAAACAAGGTCCTAACTTTGGTCGGAGATTTTATGTCTGTGCTCGTGCTGAG GGACCTGCATCCAATTCAGAAGCAAATTGTGGTTACTTTAAATGGGCAGATTCAAAATCTCGCCTCAAATGA
- the LOC115950192 gene encoding DNA-(apurinic or apyrimidinic site) lyase 2 isoform X1 has protein sequence MKIVTYNVNGLRSRISQFGSLHKLLSSFDADIVCLQETKLRRQELTADLAMADGYESYFSCTRTVDKGRTGYAGVATFCRVKSAFSSHEVALPIAAEEGFTGLLENSLNGKGEAHEGLEDFAKDDLLKVDNEGRCVVTDHGHFVLFNLYGPRAECDDAQRIQFKLTFYKILQKRWESLLLQGRRIIVVGDLNIAPTALDRCDAGPDFEKNEFRRWFRSILVECGGPFNDVFRTKHPDRKEAFTCWPQNTGAEEFNYGSRIDHILCAGSCLHQEHDLQGHSFMNCHVMECDILTQYRRWKPGNTLRWKGGRSIKLEGSDHAPVLTRLLGIPDIAHHSTPTLSARYIPMIRGLQQTLVSVLMKRQVAEQSKSFEMSGSISDENIRIEMGNERAKRSFENCSTSGVSHVESCPSNLESEGIASDTDIQSKGFANDAVCKTLLMSGSEHSQSAPSNGTKKKARKSQWSQLSLRSFFQKSSNLRDSADNSNNDISISQKDIPQSDYHSSDTPVVDVQSSSSQQDELNSSASTQDQCELNSCSLEKEKTNVALLEWRRIQQVMQNSIPLCKGHSEPCVARVVKKQGPNFGRRFYVCARAEGPASNSEANCGYFKWADSKSRLK, from the exons atgaagatagtAACGTACAACGTTAATGGTCTGAGATCACGCATTTCACAGTTCGGTTCTCTCCACAAATTGCTCTCTTCCTTCGATGCCGACATCGTTTGCCTTCAGGAGACAAAGTTGAGAAGACAGGAACTAACGGCGGATTTAGCAATGGCAGATGGATACGAATCCTATTTTTCGTGCACTCGTACGGTCGATAAAGGTCGAACGGGCTATGCCG GTGTTGCTACGTTTTGTCGTGTAAAGTCTGCGTTTTCAAGTCACGAAGTGGCCCTTCCGATTGCGGCGGAGGAAGGCTTCACTGGGCTTCTTGAAAATTCTCTAAATGGAAAAGGTGAAGCACATGAAGGTCTAGAGGACTTTGCTAAAGATGATCTTCTTAAGGTTGACAATGAGGGGCGTTGTGTTGTTACAGATCATGGTCATTTTG TTCTTTTTAATCTGTATGGCCCTCGAGCTGAATGTGATGATGCACAAAGGATCCAGTTTAAGCTCACGTTTTACAAGATATTGCAG AAAAGATGGGAGTCTCTCCTACTTCAGGGGAGGAGGATAATTGTTGTTGGTGATCTCAACATTGCACCCACTGCACTGGATCGTTGCGATGCTGGACCAGATTTCGAGAAGAATGA ATTCAGAAGGTGGTTTAGATCTATACTAGTGGAATGCGGAGGCCCTTTCAATGATGTTTTCAGAACAAAACATCCTGACAG AAAAGAAGCATTCACATGCTGGCCACAAAACACAGGCGCTGAAGAATTTAATTATGGGAGCAGAATTGACCATATTTTGTGTGCTGGATCATGCTTGCATCAAGAACATGACCTGCAAGGCCATAGCTTTATGAATTGCCATGTTATGGAGTGTGACATACTGACACAGTATAGACGGTGGAAACCTGGAAATACGCTTAG GTGGAAAGGTGGGAGAAGCATCAAACTTGAAGGTTCTGATCATGCTCCCGTTTTAACAAGATTACTGGGAATTCCTGACATTGCCCATCATAGCACTCCGACTTTGTCTGCTAGATATATTCCCATGATTCGTGGTCTCCAGCAAACTCTTG TGTCAGTCTTAATGAAAAGACAAGTTGCTGAACAAAGTAAATCCTTCGAGATGTCAGGTTCAATTTCAGATGAAAATATCAGAATTGAGATGGGCAATGAGAGAGCGAAAAGATCATTTGAAAACTGCAGCACTTCTGGTGTATCCCATGTTGAATCTTGTCCTTCAAATCTAGAATCTGAAGGTATTGCTTCTGATACAGATATTCAGTCCAAAGGGTTTGCTAATGACGCCGTTTGTAAAACCTTGCTTATGTCAGGAAGTGAGCATAGTCAATCAGCGCCCAGCAatggaaccaaaaaaaaggCTAGAAAAAGTCAATGGTCCCAACTCTCACTGAGGTCATTTTTTCAGAAAAGTTCAAACCTTAGAGATAGTGCTGACAACTCTAATAATGATATTTCAATCAGTCAGAAAGATATCCCCCAGTCTGATTATCACTCCAGTGATACTCCTGTTGTTGATGTTCAAAGCAGCAGTTCCCAGCAGGATGAGTTGAACTCAAGTGCATCAACTCAGGATCAATGTGAACTAAATTCCTGCTCTCTggagaaagagaaaactaaTGTTGCTTTATTGGAGTGGCGAAGGATACAGCAAGTGATGCAGAATAGTATACCTCTTTGCAAGGGCCATAGTGAACCATGTGTTGCTCGGGTAGTGAAGAAACAAGGTCCTAACTTTGGTCGGAGATTTTATGTCTGTGCTCGTGCTGAG GGACCTGCATCCAATTCAGAAGCAAATTGTGGTTACTTTAAATGGGCAGATTCAAAATCTCGCCTCAAATGA
- the LOC115950192 gene encoding DNA-(apurinic or apyrimidinic site) lyase 2 isoform X3: MIFLRLTMRGVVLLQIMVILKRWESLLLQGRRIIVVGDLNIAPTALDRCDAGPDFEKNEFRRWFRSILVECGGPFNDVFRTKHPDRKEAFTCWPQNTGAEEFNYGSRIDHILCAGSCLHQEHDLQGHSFMNCHVMECDILTQYRRWKPGNTLRWKGGRSIKLEGSDHAPVLTRLLGIPDIAHHSTPTLSARYIPMIRGLQQTLVSVLMKRQVAEQSKSFEMSGSISDENIRIEMGNERAKRSFENCSTSGVSHVESCPSNLESEGIASDTDIQSKGFANDAVCKTLLMSGSEHSQSAPSNGTKKKARKSQWSQLSLRSFFQKSSNLRDSADNSNNDISISQKDIPQSDYHSSDTPVVDVQSSSSQQDELNSSASTQDQCELNSCSLEKEKTNVALLEWRRIQQVMQNSIPLCKGHSEPCVARVVKKQGPNFGRRFYVCARAEGPASNSEANCGYFKWADSKSRLK, translated from the exons ATGATCTTCTTAAGGTTGACAATGAGGGGCGTTGTGTTGTTACAGATCATGGTCATTTTG AAAAGATGGGAGTCTCTCCTACTTCAGGGGAGGAGGATAATTGTTGTTGGTGATCTCAACATTGCACCCACTGCACTGGATCGTTGCGATGCTGGACCAGATTTCGAGAAGAATGA ATTCAGAAGGTGGTTTAGATCTATACTAGTGGAATGCGGAGGCCCTTTCAATGATGTTTTCAGAACAAAACATCCTGACAG AAAAGAAGCATTCACATGCTGGCCACAAAACACAGGCGCTGAAGAATTTAATTATGGGAGCAGAATTGACCATATTTTGTGTGCTGGATCATGCTTGCATCAAGAACATGACCTGCAAGGCCATAGCTTTATGAATTGCCATGTTATGGAGTGTGACATACTGACACAGTATAGACGGTGGAAACCTGGAAATACGCTTAG GTGGAAAGGTGGGAGAAGCATCAAACTTGAAGGTTCTGATCATGCTCCCGTTTTAACAAGATTACTGGGAATTCCTGACATTGCCCATCATAGCACTCCGACTTTGTCTGCTAGATATATTCCCATGATTCGTGGTCTCCAGCAAACTCTTG TGTCAGTCTTAATGAAAAGACAAGTTGCTGAACAAAGTAAATCCTTCGAGATGTCAGGTTCAATTTCAGATGAAAATATCAGAATTGAGATGGGCAATGAGAGAGCGAAAAGATCATTTGAAAACTGCAGCACTTCTGGTGTATCCCATGTTGAATCTTGTCCTTCAAATCTAGAATCTGAAGGTATTGCTTCTGATACAGATATTCAGTCCAAAGGGTTTGCTAATGACGCCGTTTGTAAAACCTTGCTTATGTCAGGAAGTGAGCATAGTCAATCAGCGCCCAGCAatggaaccaaaaaaaaggCTAGAAAAAGTCAATGGTCCCAACTCTCACTGAGGTCATTTTTTCAGAAAAGTTCAAACCTTAGAGATAGTGCTGACAACTCTAATAATGATATTTCAATCAGTCAGAAAGATATCCCCCAGTCTGATTATCACTCCAGTGATACTCCTGTTGTTGATGTTCAAAGCAGCAGTTCCCAGCAGGATGAGTTGAACTCAAGTGCATCAACTCAGGATCAATGTGAACTAAATTCCTGCTCTCTggagaaagagaaaactaaTGTTGCTTTATTGGAGTGGCGAAGGATACAGCAAGTGATGCAGAATAGTATACCTCTTTGCAAGGGCCATAGTGAACCATGTGTTGCTCGGGTAGTGAAGAAACAAGGTCCTAACTTTGGTCGGAGATTTTATGTCTGTGCTCGTGCTGAG GGACCTGCATCCAATTCAGAAGCAAATTGTGGTTACTTTAAATGGGCAGATTCAAAATCTCGCCTCAAATGA
- the LOC115950192 gene encoding DNA-(apurinic or apyrimidinic site) lyase 2 isoform X4 — MALELNVMMHKGSSLSSRFTRYCRWESLLLQGRRIIVVGDLNIAPTALDRCDAGPDFEKNEFRRWFRSILVECGGPFNDVFRTKHPDRKEAFTCWPQNTGAEEFNYGSRIDHILCAGSCLHQEHDLQGHSFMNCHVMECDILTQYRRWKPGNTLRWKGGRSIKLEGSDHAPVLTRLLGIPDIAHHSTPTLSARYIPMIRGLQQTLVSVLMKRQVAEQSKSFEMSGSISDENIRIEMGNERAKRSFENCSTSGVSHVESCPSNLESEGIASDTDIQSKGFANDAVCKTLLMSGSEHSQSAPSNGTKKKARKSQWSQLSLRSFFQKSSNLRDSADNSNNDISISQKDIPQSDYHSSDTPVVDVQSSSSQQDELNSSASTQDQCELNSCSLEKEKTNVALLEWRRIQQVMQNSIPLCKGHSEPCVARVVKKQGPNFGRRFYVCARAEGPASNSEANCGYFKWADSKSRLK; from the exons ATGGCCCTCGAGCTGAATGTGATGATGCACAAAGGATCCAGTTTAAGCTCACGTTTTACAAGATATTGCAG ATGGGAGTCTCTCCTACTTCAGGGGAGGAGGATAATTGTTGTTGGTGATCTCAACATTGCACCCACTGCACTGGATCGTTGCGATGCTGGACCAGATTTCGAGAAGAATGA ATTCAGAAGGTGGTTTAGATCTATACTAGTGGAATGCGGAGGCCCTTTCAATGATGTTTTCAGAACAAAACATCCTGACAG AAAAGAAGCATTCACATGCTGGCCACAAAACACAGGCGCTGAAGAATTTAATTATGGGAGCAGAATTGACCATATTTTGTGTGCTGGATCATGCTTGCATCAAGAACATGACCTGCAAGGCCATAGCTTTATGAATTGCCATGTTATGGAGTGTGACATACTGACACAGTATAGACGGTGGAAACCTGGAAATACGCTTAG GTGGAAAGGTGGGAGAAGCATCAAACTTGAAGGTTCTGATCATGCTCCCGTTTTAACAAGATTACTGGGAATTCCTGACATTGCCCATCATAGCACTCCGACTTTGTCTGCTAGATATATTCCCATGATTCGTGGTCTCCAGCAAACTCTTG TGTCAGTCTTAATGAAAAGACAAGTTGCTGAACAAAGTAAATCCTTCGAGATGTCAGGTTCAATTTCAGATGAAAATATCAGAATTGAGATGGGCAATGAGAGAGCGAAAAGATCATTTGAAAACTGCAGCACTTCTGGTGTATCCCATGTTGAATCTTGTCCTTCAAATCTAGAATCTGAAGGTATTGCTTCTGATACAGATATTCAGTCCAAAGGGTTTGCTAATGACGCCGTTTGTAAAACCTTGCTTATGTCAGGAAGTGAGCATAGTCAATCAGCGCCCAGCAatggaaccaaaaaaaaggCTAGAAAAAGTCAATGGTCCCAACTCTCACTGAGGTCATTTTTTCAGAAAAGTTCAAACCTTAGAGATAGTGCTGACAACTCTAATAATGATATTTCAATCAGTCAGAAAGATATCCCCCAGTCTGATTATCACTCCAGTGATACTCCTGTTGTTGATGTTCAAAGCAGCAGTTCCCAGCAGGATGAGTTGAACTCAAGTGCATCAACTCAGGATCAATGTGAACTAAATTCCTGCTCTCTggagaaagagaaaactaaTGTTGCTTTATTGGAGTGGCGAAGGATACAGCAAGTGATGCAGAATAGTATACCTCTTTGCAAGGGCCATAGTGAACCATGTGTTGCTCGGGTAGTGAAGAAACAAGGTCCTAACTTTGGTCGGAGATTTTATGTCTGTGCTCGTGCTGAG GGACCTGCATCCAATTCAGAAGCAAATTGTGGTTACTTTAAATGGGCAGATTCAAAATCTCGCCTCAAATGA